A stretch of Paenibacillus mucilaginosus 3016 DNA encodes these proteins:
- a CDS encoding HU family DNA-binding protein, with the protein MNKSDLINKVSESTELSKKDATKAVEAVFEAISEALQSGDKVQLVGFGNFEVRERSARKGRNPQTGEEIEIPSSKIPAFKPGKALKDGIQ; encoded by the coding sequence ATGAATAAATCCGATTTGATCAACAAGGTGTCCGAATCCACCGAACTGTCCAAGAAAGACGCTACCAAAGCGGTAGAGGCGGTATTCGAAGCCATCTCCGAAGCGCTGCAGAGCGGGGACAAGGTTCAGCTGGTCGGCTTCGGCAACTTCGAAGTTCGTGAGCGTTCCGCCCGCAAAGGCCGCAACCCGCAAACCGGCGAAGAGATCGAGATCCCTTCGAGCAAGATTCCTGCTTTCAAGCCTGGCAAGGCGCTGAAGGACGGCATCCAGTAA
- a CDS encoding demethylmenaquinone methyltransferase: protein MQSTSGNQPKGKSKEQFVHSVFESIAPKYDLMNDILSFRRHKAWRNFTMKKMNVRPGSTAIDICCGTCDWTISLAEASGTGAMIGLDFSQNMLDVGADKIERLGRDKQIRLVRGNAMELPFEDNTFDYATIGFALRNVPDLVKVIEEMQRVVKPGGLVVSLELSKPTWQPFKGIYYFYFQRVLPMIGKLVAKSYEQYKWLPESLVHFPDHKQLAEIFRNTGLSGVEAYPLTGGIAALHIGRKPASTTAAKGD, encoded by the coding sequence ATGCAGAGCACATCAGGGAACCAACCCAAAGGAAAATCCAAAGAGCAGTTCGTTCATTCCGTATTCGAGAGCATCGCACCGAAGTACGATCTGATGAACGACATTCTGAGCTTCCGCAGGCACAAGGCCTGGAGGAACTTCACGATGAAGAAAATGAACGTCCGGCCCGGCAGTACCGCGATCGACATCTGCTGCGGGACATGCGACTGGACGATCTCCCTTGCGGAAGCTTCCGGCACCGGAGCGATGATCGGGCTGGACTTCTCGCAGAACATGCTGGATGTGGGAGCGGATAAGATCGAACGGCTGGGCCGGGACAAGCAGATTCGTCTGGTCCGCGGCAACGCGATGGAGCTGCCCTTCGAGGACAATACCTTCGATTATGCGACGATCGGCTTCGCCCTGCGGAATGTGCCCGATCTCGTGAAAGTGATCGAAGAGATGCAGCGCGTCGTGAAGCCCGGCGGCCTGGTGGTTTCTCTGGAGCTCTCCAAGCCGACCTGGCAGCCGTTCAAAGGCATTTATTATTTCTATTTTCAGCGGGTGCTGCCGATGATCGGCAAGCTGGTGGCGAAGAGCTACGAGCAGTACAAGTGGCTGCCGGAGTCGCTGGTTCATTTTCCGGACCACAAGCAGCTGGCGGAGATCTTCCGTAACACGGGGCTGAGCGGGGTAGAAGCTTATCCGCTCACCGGCGGAATTGCAGCCCTGCATATCGGCCGCAAGCCGGCATCGACCACAGCAGCCAAGGGAGACTGA
- a CDS encoding UbiA-like polyprenyltransferase: MWRKTKIFMEMIKIEHTLFALPFAFMGALLGSVVVYGHLPSWATIGWILLAMVGARSAAMGLNRVIDKVFDAKNPRTAMRAIPAGLISSKEAILFILISFLLLFYAAFHLSPLAVKLLPVAVFFLVFYSYTKRFTWACHLVLGMTVALAPLGGWVAVTGEFSLPALVFYVAIVFWLAGFDIIYACQDAEFDREEGLHSIPSRFGIPKALKMARWFHIITAIGLISLYFLTELTWVYLLGIIVSYALLMYEHFIVKPDDLSRVNTAFFTMNSTLSIAVFAFTLIDLVVHTG, encoded by the coding sequence ATGTGGAGAAAGACCAAGATTTTCATGGAAATGATCAAGATCGAACACACCTTGTTCGCTCTGCCGTTCGCCTTCATGGGCGCGCTGCTCGGGTCGGTGGTGGTGTACGGTCACCTGCCCTCCTGGGCCACGATCGGATGGATTCTGCTCGCCATGGTGGGAGCGCGCAGCGCGGCCATGGGGCTGAACCGGGTGATTGACAAGGTGTTCGATGCCAAGAACCCCCGTACGGCCATGCGTGCGATCCCGGCCGGACTGATTTCTTCCAAAGAAGCCATCCTCTTTATTTTGATCTCGTTTTTGCTCTTATTTTATGCGGCGTTTCATTTAAGTCCGCTGGCCGTGAAACTTCTTCCGGTGGCCGTGTTTTTTCTGGTATTCTATTCCTATACCAAACGCTTCACCTGGGCCTGCCATCTGGTGCTGGGCATGACGGTGGCGCTGGCGCCGCTGGGAGGCTGGGTGGCCGTTACGGGCGAGTTTTCTCTTCCGGCCCTGGTGTTTTATGTGGCGATCGTCTTCTGGCTGGCCGGCTTTGATATCATCTACGCCTGCCAGGATGCGGAATTCGACCGCGAGGAAGGACTGCATTCGATTCCGAGCCGCTTCGGGATTCCGAAGGCGCTGAAGATGGCACGCTGGTTTCATATCATTACGGCAATCGGCCTTATCTCTCTTTATTTCCTTACGGAGCTGACTTGGGTATATCTTCTTGGTATCATCGTATCTTATGCGCTGCTGATGTATGAGCATTTTATCGTCAAACCGGACGATCTCAGCCGGGTCAATACCGCCTTCTTCACCATGAACAGCACCCTGAGCATCGCGGTCTTCGCTTTTACCTTGATCGATCTGGTGGTGCACACGGGATGA
- a CDS encoding 2Fe-2S iron-sulfur cluster-binding protein, whose product MITLKGRQGSKTVEPETGFTIVDMALKHGVEWGFSCLRGTCSRCRCQVVEGAEHLSAPTDEELDNLGDEEIEEGFRLGCQATVRSAGAVTIVHKPYF is encoded by the coding sequence ATGATCACGCTAAAAGGAAGACAAGGATCGAAAACCGTGGAGCCCGAAACCGGGTTCACGATTGTGGATATGGCGCTGAAGCACGGGGTCGAATGGGGCTTCTCGTGCCTGCGGGGGACATGCTCCCGCTGCCGGTGCCAGGTGGTCGAAGGCGCGGAGCATCTCAGCGCACCGACGGACGAAGAGCTCGACAATCTGGGGGACGAAGAGATTGAAGAGGGCTTCCGCCTTGGCTGTCAGGCGACTGTCCGGAGTGCGGGAGCGGTAACCATCGTCCACAAACCGTATTTCTAG
- a CDS encoding UbiX family flavin prenyltransferase, which yields MSRPWVVGITGASGAAYGVRLCRFLLEAGEDIHLVVTDAGWRVLKEELGWDVSRRKETLEEQFAPGQTTGRLEYVPNQDIGAKTASGSFRTQGMVVVPCSMGTLSGIAHGASDNLLERTADVMLKEGRKLILVPRETPLHAIHLENMLKLARLGVRIIPAMPAFYQGPQTVDDLIDFMVGKILDCMEIDHELYRRWGSPQ from the coding sequence ATGAGCAGGCCTTGGGTCGTCGGCATTACGGGAGCCAGCGGAGCGGCCTACGGAGTCAGACTGTGCCGCTTCCTGCTGGAAGCCGGAGAGGATATTCATCTGGTGGTCACCGATGCGGGCTGGCGCGTCCTGAAGGAAGAGCTCGGCTGGGATGTCAGCCGCCGGAAGGAGACCCTGGAAGAGCAGTTTGCTCCGGGTCAGACAACGGGGCGCCTGGAGTATGTGCCCAACCAGGATATCGGCGCCAAGACAGCCAGCGGCTCGTTTCGAACCCAGGGCATGGTCGTCGTTCCCTGCTCGATGGGCACCCTCTCCGGTATTGCCCACGGCGCGTCGGACAATCTCCTGGAGCGGACGGCGGACGTCATGCTCAAGGAGGGGCGGAAGCTGATTCTGGTACCCCGCGAAACGCCGCTTCATGCGATCCATCTCGAGAATATGCTCAAGCTGGCAAGGCTGGGCGTGCGCATCATTCCGGCTATGCCCGCATTCTATCAAGGACCCCAGACGGTCGATGATTTGATCGATTTTATGGTGGGTAAAATTTTGGATTGCATGGAAATCGATCATGAGCTCTACCGGAGATGGGGGTCGCCTCAATAG
- a CDS encoding CheR family methyltransferase: MDDDKDFLAFVKKVKDYTSIDLAQYKEAQMRRRLATLRMKKGYPTFVAFFDAMTKDKELFYEFLDRMTINVSEFWRNPNRWEVLEQKFLPEMIHKSRKLKCWSAACSTGEEPYTLAMILAELGVLTDSSVTATDIDDGALEKAKKAIYSDRSVRDVPAKYLQKYYRQENLTYHIVDQLKRAIKFQKGNLLTDTFDTNYDLIICRNVMIYFTEEAKHVLYQKFANALKPGGILFVGSTEQIFSPGQYGLESAETFFYRKTGK; encoded by the coding sequence ATGGATGACGACAAGGATTTCCTAGCCTTTGTCAAGAAAGTAAAGGATTACACGAGCATCGATCTTGCACAGTACAAGGAAGCCCAGATGCGCCGGCGCCTGGCCACGCTTCGGATGAAAAAGGGATATCCCACCTTCGTCGCTTTCTTCGATGCGATGACGAAGGACAAGGAGCTCTTCTATGAATTCCTTGACCGCATGACGATCAACGTCTCCGAATTCTGGCGCAACCCGAACCGCTGGGAGGTGCTCGAGCAGAAGTTCCTTCCCGAGATGATTCACAAATCCCGGAAGCTCAAGTGCTGGAGCGCTGCCTGCTCGACGGGGGAGGAGCCTTACACGCTGGCTATGATTCTGGCCGAGCTTGGGGTGCTCACGGATTCCTCGGTCACGGCGACCGATATCGATGATGGGGCGCTGGAGAAAGCGAAGAAGGCGATCTACTCGGACCGCTCGGTCCGCGATGTGCCCGCCAAATACCTTCAGAAGTATTACCGCCAGGAGAATCTGACCTACCATATCGTGGACCAGCTCAAGCGGGCGATCAAGTTCCAGAAGGGCAATCTGCTGACGGATACGTTCGATACGAACTATGATCTCATCATATGCCGCAACGTCATGATTTATTTTACCGAAGAGGCCAAGCATGTGCTCTACCAGAAGTTTGCGAATGCCCTCAAGCCGGGCGGCATTCTCTTCGTGGGCAGCACGGAGCAGATCTTCAGTCCAGGGCAGTACGGGCTGGAATCGGCCGAAACGTTCTTTTACCGTAAAACGGGCAAATAG
- a CDS encoding heptaprenyl diphosphate synthase component 1, whose amino-acid sequence MTTYRIPEIAQRYLAYDMIQKHTDLPLFPDYRTRLLYAFLNNHSVLAGYSELYSLVTSLVQVGLDTHDGVSVNSDIKEQKAARSRQLKVLAGDYFSSRFYHLLAQAGRIDLVGVLSEAICEANRLKMNLYLAMKGAGLTAEEYLRQTVNVKAELYLSFGRLLEEKAGTVWSLLLRLITRCEVLLQEIQRSESSQHYRDSWGFWHVRQFGSKEEQTLLRQEEPDGSKLRAVWLKHKVTSQLYGQLEACMKDVHAAVQGLESEALRQELLSIGEPIRRYLSAPRATQEV is encoded by the coding sequence ATGACCACTTATCGGATTCCGGAGATCGCCCAAAGATACTTGGCTTACGACATGATCCAGAAGCATACGGACCTGCCGCTGTTCCCTGACTACCGAACCCGGCTGCTGTATGCTTTTCTCAATAATCACAGTGTTCTGGCCGGGTACAGCGAGCTGTATTCCCTGGTCACGTCGCTCGTGCAGGTCGGGCTCGATACGCATGACGGGGTCAGCGTAAACAGCGATATCAAGGAGCAGAAAGCGGCAAGGTCCCGGCAGCTGAAAGTGCTGGCGGGAGATTATTTCTCTTCTCGCTTCTACCACCTGCTGGCCCAGGCGGGCCGCATCGACCTGGTCGGGGTGCTGTCGGAGGCGATCTGTGAAGCGAACCGGCTCAAAATGAACTTGTATCTTGCGATGAAGGGGGCCGGGCTGACCGCGGAAGAGTACCTCCGGCAGACCGTCAATGTGAAGGCGGAGCTGTACCTTTCGTTCGGCAGGCTCCTCGAGGAGAAGGCCGGTACCGTATGGAGCCTGCTCCTGAGGCTGATCACCCGCTGTGAGGTGCTCCTTCAAGAGATTCAGCGCTCCGAATCGTCCCAGCACTACCGGGATAGCTGGGGCTTTTGGCATGTGCGGCAGTTCGGCTCGAAGGAAGAGCAGACGCTGCTCCGCCAGGAGGAACCGGATGGATCCAAGCTGCGGGCCGTCTGGCTGAAGCACAAGGTGACTTCCCAGCTCTACGGGCAGCTCGAAGCTTGCATGAAGGATGTGCATGCGGCGGTTCAGGGACTGGAGTCCGAAGCATTGAGGCAGGAATTGCTGTCGATCGGCGAGCCGATCCGGCGGTATTTGTCCGCTCCGCGGGCCACGCAGGAAGTGTAG
- the ndk gene encoding nucleoside-diphosphate kinase — protein sequence MEKTFLMVKPDGVQRGLVAEIMGRFERRGFQLVAAKLLQVSQEQAERHYEEHHGKPFYDNLIKFITSGPVFAMVWEGDDIITLSRTMIGKTNAAEAQPGTIRGDFAASTRLNLIHGSDSPESAEREIANYFSPDELVVYTKTIQNWIYTG from the coding sequence ATGGAAAAGACATTTTTGATGGTGAAGCCGGATGGCGTACAGCGGGGGCTTGTGGCGGAAATTATGGGCCGGTTCGAGCGGAGGGGATTCCAGCTCGTGGCGGCGAAGCTGCTTCAGGTCAGTCAGGAACAGGCGGAGCGCCACTACGAAGAGCACCATGGGAAGCCTTTTTATGATAACCTCATCAAGTTCATCACGTCGGGACCTGTCTTCGCCATGGTATGGGAAGGGGACGACATCATTACGCTGTCCCGCACCATGATCGGCAAGACCAATGCGGCGGAAGCGCAGCCGGGCACGATCCGGGGGGACTTCGCCGCGTCGACGAGACTGAACCTGATTCACGGGTCGGATTCGCCTGAAAGCGCCGAACGGGAAATCGCCAATTACTTTTCGCCGGATGAACTGGTCGTTTATACCAAAACCATACAAAACTGGATTTACACGGGGTGA
- the aroC gene encoding chorismate synthase — MRYLTAGETHGPQLTAIIEGFPSNLNIDFEAVNFQLARRQKGYGRGRRMQIEKDTANIVGGVRHGKTTGAPIALVVENNDWKHWTSVMNIEPIEGSDESKRRVNRPRPGHADLNGGLKYNQRDLRNILERSSARETTMRVAIGGMARELLKEFGIKVAGQVIRIGEVEVQRQELPIDELIAITEESPLRVTDKEAEARMIAAIDAAKDDGDTLGGIVECIIEGVPTGLGSHVQWDRKLDGRIAQAVLSIQAFKGVEFGIGFEAAERRGSTVHDEIMHDEERGFYRATNRAGGFEGGMTTGEAIVVRGVMKPISTLYKALQSVDIDTKEAFTAQVERSDTCAVPAAGVIMENVIAWEVARAFMEKFGGDSIEEIRRNYESYLEQVKAY, encoded by the coding sequence ATGAGATACTTAACAGCAGGTGAAACGCACGGCCCGCAGTTGACGGCCATAATCGAAGGATTTCCGAGCAATCTCAATATTGATTTCGAAGCGGTCAACTTTCAGCTGGCCCGCCGCCAGAAAGGCTATGGCCGCGGCCGCAGAATGCAGATCGAGAAGGATACGGCGAACATCGTAGGGGGCGTACGCCACGGCAAGACCACCGGTGCTCCGATCGCACTGGTCGTGGAGAACAACGACTGGAAGCACTGGACCTCGGTCATGAACATCGAGCCGATCGAAGGCAGCGATGAGAGCAAGCGCCGCGTGAACCGGCCGCGTCCGGGGCATGCCGATCTCAACGGCGGCCTGAAGTACAACCAGCGGGATCTGCGCAACATCCTCGAGCGCTCGAGCGCACGGGAGACGACGATGCGCGTTGCGATCGGCGGCATGGCCCGCGAGCTGCTGAAGGAGTTCGGCATCAAGGTGGCCGGGCAGGTCATCCGGATCGGCGAGGTGGAAGTGCAGCGGCAGGAGCTGCCGATCGACGAGCTCATCGCGATTACGGAAGAGTCGCCGCTCCGTGTAACGGACAAGGAGGCGGAGGCCCGCATGATCGCGGCGATCGACGCGGCCAAGGATGACGGTGACACGCTCGGCGGCATCGTGGAGTGCATCATCGAAGGCGTGCCTACCGGCCTCGGCTCCCACGTGCAGTGGGACCGCAAGCTGGACGGGCGTATTGCGCAGGCGGTGCTGTCCATCCAGGCGTTCAAGGGCGTGGAGTTCGGCATCGGCTTTGAAGCGGCGGAGCGCCGCGGCTCCACCGTACACGATGAGATCATGCACGACGAGGAGCGCGGGTTCTACCGTGCGACGAACCGTGCAGGCGGCTTCGAGGGCGGCATGACGACCGGCGAGGCGATCGTGGTACGCGGCGTCATGAAGCCAATCTCGACGCTGTACAAGGCGCTGCAGAGCGTGGATATCGACACGAAGGAAGCCTTCACCGCGCAGGTGGAGCGCTCCGATACGTGTGCGGTGCCTGCCGCAGGCGTCATTATGGAGAACGTGATCGCCTGGGAAGTGGCACGTGCGTTCATGGAGAAGTTCGGCGGGGATTCCATCGAAGAAATCCGCCGCAACTACGAGAGCTACCTGGAGCAGGTCAAAGCGTACTAG
- a CDS encoding 2Fe-2S iron-sulfur cluster-binding protein, with product MSMNAEVTFLPDGRKVTVRPGTTLLEASRRARVTIRTRCAGKAACLMCKVRVTEGMESGLAEPGKNERLKLGGQEQDGYRLACQAKVTGPVQVEVPEDPLKAAIRKQLEKQQEEDW from the coding sequence ATGAGCATGAACGCGGAAGTGACGTTTTTGCCGGACGGACGCAAGGTCACGGTCAGGCCGGGTACCACGCTGCTGGAGGCTTCGCGCAGAGCCCGGGTGACGATCCGCACCCGCTGTGCCGGCAAGGCCGCCTGCCTGATGTGCAAGGTCAGGGTGACGGAAGGGATGGAGTCCGGCCTGGCCGAACCCGGCAAGAACGAGCGTCTGAAGCTGGGCGGCCAGGAGCAGGATGGCTACCGGCTGGCCTGCCAGGCCAAAGTGACCGGCCCCGTGCAGGTTGAGGTGCCGGAGGATCCGCTGAAGGCGGCAATCCGCAAACAGCTCGAGAAGCAGCAGGAGGAGGACTGGTGA
- the aroB gene encoding 3-dehydroquinate synthase — protein MIKELTVDLGERSYPIYIGEGLLENIASYFEKHGISKGSPLLIVTDGQVGPHYLEGVLERLGTAGYQAASYTVTAGEKSKSLAVLEDVIGAALEAGLDRKSAVVALGGGVVGDLAGFVAASYMRGVRFIQIPTTILAHDSSVGGKVAVNHPLAKNIIGAFHQPEMVLYDTSTLQSLPDREVRGGLSEMIKHGLIWDADFAYWCEDNAERLVGLDPEALQYGLYKGCSVKAAVVSQDERENDLRAILNLGHTIGHALEAVAGYGELTHGEAIAIGMVGAARLSVKLGHPEEIHTITKRIFEKFGLPVRIPAHLDTDAIMRAMMHDKKFGEGRMVYIVPVAIGKVEINKQMDPKLVREIVDELKQED, from the coding sequence ATGATCAAGGAACTTACAGTTGATCTTGGGGAACGTTCCTACCCGATCTATATCGGGGAAGGACTCCTGGAGAATATCGCTTCATACTTCGAGAAGCACGGGATCAGCAAGGGATCTCCGCTGCTCATCGTAACGGACGGGCAGGTCGGGCCTCATTATCTGGAGGGCGTGCTGGAGCGTCTTGGGACAGCCGGTTATCAAGCGGCCTCTTATACGGTAACCGCAGGGGAGAAATCCAAATCGCTTGCGGTGCTGGAGGACGTGATCGGTGCGGCGCTGGAAGCCGGACTGGACCGCAAATCGGCGGTTGTCGCCCTTGGAGGCGGCGTGGTCGGCGACCTCGCCGGCTTCGTGGCCGCCTCCTATATGCGGGGCGTGCGCTTCATTCAGATTCCGACGACGATTCTCGCCCACGACAGCTCCGTCGGGGGCAAGGTGGCGGTGAATCATCCGCTGGCGAAGAACATCATCGGTGCGTTCCACCAGCCGGAGATGGTGCTCTATGATACTTCGACGCTGCAGTCGCTGCCGGACCGGGAAGTGCGCGGCGGCCTGTCGGAGATGATCAAGCACGGGCTCATCTGGGATGCGGACTTCGCATACTGGTGTGAAGATAACGCCGAGCGACTGGTGGGACTCGACCCGGAGGCGCTGCAGTATGGGCTGTATAAAGGCTGCAGCGTCAAAGCGGCGGTCGTCTCCCAGGATGAGCGCGAGAACGATCTGCGCGCGATCCTGAACCTTGGCCACACGATCGGGCATGCGCTCGAAGCGGTGGCCGGCTACGGCGAGCTGACCCACGGGGAGGCGATCGCGATTGGAATGGTCGGTGCGGCCCGTTTGTCCGTCAAGCTCGGACATCCCGAGGAGATCCATACGATAACGAAACGGATCTTCGAGAAATTCGGGCTCCCGGTCCGCATCCCCGCCCATTTGGATACGGACGCCATCATGCGCGCCATGATGCATGACAAGAAATTCGGCGAAGGCCGGATGGTGTATATCGTACCGGTCGCCATCGGCAAAGTGGAGATCAACAAGCAGATGGATCCGAAGCTGGTAAGAGAGATTGTGGATGAGCTCAAACAGGAGGACTGA
- the mtrB gene encoding trp RNA-binding attenuation protein MtrB: protein MEGNQNDYIVIKAKENGVQVIGLTRGQDTRFHHTEKLDKGEVMICQFTEHTSAIKIRGKASVMTKVGTVDTQE from the coding sequence ATGGAAGGGAACCAGAACGATTATATTGTCATCAAGGCGAAGGAGAACGGGGTCCAGGTCATCGGACTGACCCGGGGGCAGGATACCCGCTTCCATCACACGGAGAAGCTGGACAAGGGCGAAGTGATGATCTGCCAGTTCACCGAGCATACCTCGGCCATCAAGATCCGCGGCAAAGCTTCGGTGATGACGAAGGTCGGCACGGTGGATACGCAGGAATAA
- the spoIVA gene encoding stage IV sporulation protein A codes for MEKVDIFKDIAERTGGDIYLGVVGAVRTGKSTFIKRFMESVVLPNIQNESDRVRATDELPQSAAGRTIMTTEPKFVPNTAVQLHVAEGLNVNVRLVDCVGYVVEGAKGYEDESGPRMINTPWFDEAIPFQEAAEIGTRKVIQEHATLGVVITTDGSIAEIPRSSYVEAEDRIIGELKEVGKPFIVIVNSTKPQSDAVQELRSELQEKHDVPVVAMSVASMNEDDMTSVLREVLYEFPVHEVNVNLPSWVMVLEENHWLRSSFENSVRETVQDIRRLRDVDRVVGSFEQYEFIDKAALAGMNMGQGVAEIDLYAPDELYDRILMEVVGVEIRGKDHLLQLMQEFTHAKREYDHFAEALEMVKTTGYGIAPPTLAEMALDEPELIRQGSRFGVRLKATAPSIHMIRVDVESEFSPIIGTEKQSEELVRYLMQDFEDNPLKIWESDIFGRSLHSIVREGIQGKLAMMPDNARYKLQETLGRIINEGSGGLIAIIL; via the coding sequence TTGGAGAAAGTAGATATCTTTAAGGACATTGCAGAGCGTACTGGCGGGGATATTTACCTGGGGGTCGTTGGAGCGGTCCGTACGGGAAAATCAACATTCATCAAGCGCTTCATGGAATCGGTGGTGCTGCCGAACATTCAGAACGAATCCGACCGTGTCCGGGCCACCGACGAGCTTCCGCAGAGCGCGGCCGGACGGACGATCATGACGACGGAGCCGAAATTCGTACCGAACACGGCAGTGCAGCTGCACGTGGCTGAAGGACTGAACGTCAATGTCAGACTGGTGGACTGCGTAGGCTATGTGGTGGAGGGGGCCAAAGGCTACGAAGACGAAAGCGGTCCGAGAATGATCAACACGCCCTGGTTCGACGAGGCGATCCCGTTCCAGGAAGCGGCGGAGATCGGCACGCGCAAGGTGATCCAGGAGCATGCCACGCTTGGGGTGGTCATCACCACGGACGGCTCGATCGCCGAGATTCCGCGCTCATCCTATGTGGAAGCCGAGGACCGCATCATCGGCGAACTCAAGGAGGTCGGCAAGCCGTTCATCGTCATCGTCAACTCGACGAAGCCGCAGAGCGATGCCGTTCAGGAGCTTCGCAGCGAGCTGCAGGAGAAGCACGACGTGCCCGTGGTGGCGATGAGCGTGGCGAGCATGAACGAGGACGATATGACCTCCGTGCTGCGCGAAGTGCTCTACGAGTTCCCTGTCCACGAAGTCAATGTGAACCTGCCGAGCTGGGTTATGGTGCTCGAAGAGAACCACTGGCTGCGCTCGTCGTTCGAGAACTCCGTGCGCGAGACCGTGCAGGACATCCGCAGGCTGCGCGATGTGGACCGGGTAGTCGGCTCGTTCGAGCAGTATGAATTCATCGACAAAGCCGCTCTGGCCGGCATGAACATGGGGCAGGGCGTAGCGGAGATCGATCTGTATGCCCCCGACGAGCTGTATGACCGCATCCTGATGGAGGTCGTCGGCGTTGAGATTCGCGGCAAAGATCACCTGCTTCAGCTTATGCAGGAGTTCACGCATGCGAAGAGGGAGTACGACCACTTTGCCGAGGCGCTCGAGATGGTGAAGACGACCGGCTACGGCATCGCGCCGCCTACGCTGGCGGAGATGGCGCTGGATGAGCCGGAGCTGATCCGCCAGGGCTCGCGCTTCGGTGTCCGGCTGAAGGCTACCGCACCGTCGATCCACATGATCCGGGTCGATGTCGAGTCCGAGTTCTCCCCGATCATCGGCACGGAGAAGCAGAGCGAAGAGCTGGTCCGCTACCTCATGCAGGATTTCGAGGACAACCCGCTGAAGATCTGGGAGTCCGATATTTTCGGCCGTTCCCTGCACTCCATCGTGCGCGAAGGGATCCAGGGCAAGCTGGCCATGATGCCCGACAACGCCCGCTACAAGCTTCAGGAGACGCTTGGACGGATCATCAACGAGGGCTCCGGCGGCCTGATCGCCATCATTCTATAA
- a CDS encoding polyprenyl synthetase family protein → MKLLELYAKMKKDISYIEKELERSIDVDHPMLREASLHLLKAGGKRIRPVFVLLGAKFGTYDLAKIKHVAVPLELIHMASLVHDDVIDDANTRRGQLTVRSKWDNRIAMYTGDYIFAKALSIVTKLPDPAIHQVMSKALVEMSIGEMEQIRFFFHAEQSVRDYLLRIKRKTALLLAVSCQLGAMAAGAAERDARRLYNFGYYAGMAFQIRDDLLDICGTEKEIGKPPGSDIKQGNITIPVIFALRNPALRPYLLDELARIEACDGQTDVRGFLDIIRGSTGIAEAERMASTYIDKAIRVLEGLPDIQAKKDLVSFAHFVGNRSY, encoded by the coding sequence ATGAAACTGCTCGAATTATATGCAAAAATGAAAAAGGATATCAGCTACATTGAGAAGGAGCTGGAGCGCAGTATCGATGTCGACCATCCGATGCTGCGGGAAGCCTCCCTGCATCTTCTCAAGGCGGGCGGTAAGCGGATACGTCCTGTCTTCGTCCTGCTGGGGGCGAAGTTCGGCACGTATGATCTGGCGAAGATCAAGCACGTCGCCGTTCCGCTGGAGCTGATCCATATGGCGTCGCTCGTGCACGACGATGTGATCGACGATGCCAATACCCGGCGCGGGCAGCTTACCGTCCGCTCCAAGTGGGACAACCGGATCGCGATGTATACCGGCGACTACATCTTTGCGAAGGCGCTGAGCATCGTGACCAAGCTCCCCGACCCGGCCATTCACCAGGTGATGTCCAAGGCGCTGGTGGAGATGAGCATCGGGGAGATGGAGCAGATCCGGTTCTTCTTCCACGCCGAGCAGAGCGTTAGAGACTATCTTCTGCGGATCAAGCGGAAGACGGCCCTGCTGCTCGCCGTCTCCTGTCAGCTGGGCGCGATGGCGGCGGGGGCCGCCGAGCGTGATGCCCGGAGGCTGTACAACTTCGGCTACTATGCCGGCATGGCGTTCCAGATCCGGGACGATCTCCTGGATATCTGCGGTACCGAGAAGGAGATCGGCAAGCCGCCCGGCAGCGACATCAAGCAGGGGAACATTACGATCCCCGTGATCTTTGCCCTGCGGAATCCGGCGCTCCGGCCGTACCTGCTGGATGAGCTGGCCCGCATCGAGGCTTGTGACGGACAAACCGATGTCCGTGGTTTTCTGGATATCATCCGCGGCAGCACCGGCATCGCCGAGGCCGAGCGGATGGCTTCGACCTACATAGACAAGGCAATCCGAGTTCTGGAAGGACTGCCCGACATCCAAGCGAAGAAGGATTTGGTGAGCTTTGCTCATTTCGTGGGGAATCGCTCTTATTGA